One Streptomyces sp. V4I8 genomic window carries:
- a CDS encoding amino acid adenylation domain-containing protein has protein sequence MTAGLPTYRTPAPGHPVRRTRTSLRLDDDLVHSLKALAKAHDTDLRHVLLAACLAVQPRYTGEAAAAIGMGDGTVLALTDVEDSSFTQLVAAVRDMPPQPARPENRISVVFGPLAAEGPAADAELLIDIHDIDDIGDSDSDGSAVVIEATYDAEVFDTATVDRFLAHINSLSATAVTAPHTRRLADLPVLTETEQQRVLVDWNATETPLDHAGCLHERFAARAAVDPDAPAVIQGGKATSARDIDAAANRLAHHLRGLGVDVRSRVALCVDRGPELLTAVLGVLKAGGAYVPLDADYPAERLAFMQRDSDCQVLITQSRLLGRLPAPGIPVVLLDGEADRIAAQPSECPKPTAGPDDLCYIIYTSGSTGRPKGIALRHRGVLNNLLDLNARFAVGPGDKVLALSSTSFDMSVYEFLGITLAGGTVVIADPGRAKDPAHWHELIQRHQVSVWNSAPALAELYVAHLQGLGDERTGLRLAMLGGDWVTPTLPDRLRAFAPGIRVIVMGGATESSIHSTLHEAGSPLPEWSSVPYGRPMANQRTYILDARQRPVPIGVPGELHLAGVGLAEGYLGRPELTAEKFTDFSFGPVHGERVYRTGDLARFRPDGQIELLGRIDFQTKIRGLRVELGEIEALLRAQPEIAEAVVCVATDGVGDRFLAAYVVADTDAESDAEAQQGLDTDDIRARVAHALPDYMVPAALTELDRLPVTPNGKLDRAALIRMAGAPRGRTTHGTGPADGLERALAALWRENLGVTEVFREDGFVALGGHSLKAVRLASRIRQTLDAPVTSAAVLGSRDLAELAALVRAAQAEPQAAEAQLTRGDEDEDGDGSAPLSFAQERLWYLDRLMPGSPAYNVAVTLPWHAELDTAALRRALDRLIARHEALRTTFTEAGGLVRQTVGEPWSIDLPIEDTAPDEHAPDEDAPNLETPYDDTLAARIRREAAVPFDLSAGPLLRARLIRVADGPQALVLTMHHIITDGWSLDVFFAELEQLYAAETGGGPAQLPELPVGYRDYARWQRAQQDSGAWDADLGYWRERLDGAPTVLELPSRRVRPAQQSFKGGLHPFGWDRELQERLADLGRRQGVTPHMIVLAAFTALLSRHTGETDIVVGAPAAMRTRPELEPLLGFFVNTLPLRVDLDGDPEFGEILARVREAVLGAVEHQDLPFERLVEELRPERDPARMPVVQFLVQFNDVPLRAVHLGGHRLQPRPADPGAAKVDLTLIVEDRGDGLDGSLEYNGDVLDQADAALFAEQLTLLLRQVAQAPGTRLTDLSLLAPDQRGRILDDWNRTGAALPEAPVHRLFEQHADASPDLPAVIAGNSTLTYRELEERANRLAHRLRRAGVRAGDRVGICLDRSPELVVAMVATLKAGAAYVPLDPEYPGERLALMADDAGLRVIVTRRGTVAELPGEGRLQLFLDDGREGAAESAESAKSVESAESFASAQSVARPDAFACPDSAAYVVYTSGSTGRPKGVVVDHRAIVRLVRESDYVRIRAGDRVAQAANASFDATTFEVWGALANGGCVVVLPRDVVLDPDKLAAALVEHGIASLFLTTAAVNAVAHQRPDAFHSLRELLFGGEAVDPGAVRRILEHGAPQRLLHVYGPTETTTFATWHQVLDVPADAATVPIGRPIANTRAYVLDTRMRPVPVGMPGELYLGGPGLAAGYLGRPDLTAERFVPHPYAERPGERLYRTGDTVRYRADGAIEFLGRSDGQVKIRGFRIEPGEIEAALGAHPAVARAAVVIDAPGGAAKRLAAFVEAATPVAAAPVAAAPVAATRETGALGTGAPGTGGPVTGSPGTGAPVTAEELRTWLRRTLPAYLVPSVYVLLDALPITPNGKVDRRALRVPEGHRGLPEGASATGAGPAPRTPVEEILTGIWAEVLGLEEVAVDDDFFELGGHSLLMIPLLARVNEALGTSLSMGALMSSPNPRALAAQATATAEDAGPVPRRREPGSDEPVPLSFAQQRLWFMDQLEPDSSLYNVPLLLRLHGDLDRTALERALGLLVRRHEVLRTSYPATRGRPRQHIAPAGDMELPCTDLAGHPDATAEAARVVRQDAIEPFDLESGPVLRARLVRLAPDEHQLSLVLHHIAIDGWSLPLVCDDLGRLYAATASGEPHRLPEPARAYADYAEWQRAWLQGENLDRLIDYWRSVLGTDPVAPALPADRPRPSTRSFAGAVATAAIDTELARRMRALGRREGATEYMVLLAAFQVLLADWAGDPEITVGTPVAGRGRPGLDRLVGCLINMLPVRTSLADRPDFRALLARVRQAVLGALAHEDLPLDRMVEALVTRRDRQLSPLFRVMFNHVTATPDPDFGPRLRAEGELGWTGETAMFDLGLVVEARGEDLRLTLQYATDLFTEETANTLLARYIRVLDTCTGEPGLPVLPSAGGPHDAAHPTAAEPHDADRRTS, from the coding sequence GTGACGGCAGGACTGCCCACCTACCGCACACCCGCGCCCGGCCACCCCGTTCGCCGTACCCGGACCTCGCTCCGGCTGGACGACGACCTGGTCCACTCCCTGAAGGCCCTGGCCAAGGCCCACGACACCGACCTCCGCCACGTCCTGCTGGCCGCCTGCCTCGCCGTGCAGCCGCGGTACACCGGAGAGGCCGCGGCCGCGATCGGGATGGGCGACGGCACCGTCCTCGCTCTCACCGACGTCGAGGACTCGTCCTTCACCCAACTGGTCGCCGCCGTACGGGACATGCCGCCACAGCCGGCTCGACCGGAGAACCGGATCAGTGTCGTGTTCGGGCCCCTCGCCGCCGAGGGGCCCGCAGCGGACGCCGAACTGCTCATCGACATCCACGACATCGATGACATCGGGGACAGCGACTCGGACGGTTCCGCCGTGGTCATCGAGGCCACGTACGACGCCGAGGTCTTCGACACCGCCACCGTCGACCGCTTCCTGGCGCACATCAACTCCCTGAGCGCGACCGCCGTCACCGCCCCGCACACGCGGCGGCTCGCCGACCTGCCCGTCCTCACCGAGACCGAGCAGCAGCGCGTCCTGGTGGACTGGAACGCCACCGAGACGCCGCTCGACCACGCCGGCTGCCTGCACGAGCGCTTCGCCGCCCGCGCCGCCGTCGACCCGGACGCGCCCGCCGTGATCCAGGGCGGAAAGGCCACCAGCGCCCGGGACATCGACGCGGCCGCCAACCGGCTGGCCCACCATCTGCGCGGTCTGGGCGTCGACGTCCGCAGCAGGGTCGCCCTGTGCGTGGACCGCGGCCCGGAGCTGCTCACGGCCGTGCTCGGCGTACTGAAGGCGGGCGGCGCGTACGTACCGCTGGACGCGGACTACCCGGCCGAGCGCCTCGCGTTCATGCAGCGCGACTCCGACTGCCAGGTCCTGATCACCCAGTCCCGTCTCCTCGGGCGCCTCCCCGCACCCGGCATCCCGGTCGTCCTGCTGGACGGAGAAGCGGACCGGATCGCCGCCCAGCCATCGGAATGCCCGAAGCCCACGGCCGGACCCGACGACCTGTGCTACATCATCTACACCTCGGGCTCCACCGGACGCCCCAAGGGCATCGCCCTCCGCCACCGCGGCGTCCTCAACAACCTGCTGGACCTCAACGCCCGCTTCGCGGTGGGCCCCGGCGACAAGGTCCTGGCCCTGTCCTCGACCAGCTTCGACATGTCGGTGTACGAGTTCCTCGGCATCACCCTGGCCGGCGGCACCGTCGTCATCGCGGACCCCGGCCGAGCCAAGGACCCGGCGCACTGGCACGAACTGATCCAGCGGCACCAGGTCAGCGTGTGGAACTCCGCGCCGGCGCTCGCCGAGCTCTACGTCGCACACCTGCAGGGACTCGGCGACGAACGCACCGGCCTGCGGCTGGCCATGCTGGGCGGCGACTGGGTGACACCGACGCTGCCGGACCGGCTGCGCGCCTTCGCCCCCGGCATCCGGGTCATCGTGATGGGCGGCGCCACCGAGTCCTCGATCCACTCCACCCTCCACGAAGCGGGATCGCCGCTGCCCGAGTGGAGCAGCGTTCCGTACGGCCGCCCCATGGCCAACCAGCGCACCTACATCCTGGACGCCCGGCAACGCCCCGTCCCCATCGGCGTCCCCGGCGAACTGCACCTGGCCGGGGTCGGACTCGCCGAGGGATATCTGGGCCGACCGGAACTCACCGCCGAGAAGTTCACCGACTTCTCCTTCGGGCCGGTCCACGGTGAACGCGTCTACCGGACCGGCGACCTGGCCCGCTTCCGTCCCGACGGCCAGATCGAGCTGCTCGGCCGGATCGACTTCCAGACCAAGATCCGTGGACTGCGGGTCGAACTGGGCGAGATCGAGGCGCTGTTGCGGGCGCAGCCGGAGATCGCCGAGGCGGTCGTGTGCGTGGCGACGGACGGGGTCGGCGACCGGTTCCTCGCCGCGTACGTCGTCGCTGACACCGACGCCGAATCCGACGCCGAGGCTCAACAGGGCCTGGACACCGACGACATCAGGGCACGGGTGGCCCACGCCCTCCCCGACTACATGGTGCCGGCCGCCCTGACCGAACTGGACCGCCTGCCGGTCACGCCGAACGGCAAACTCGACCGCGCCGCCCTGATCCGGATGGCCGGTGCGCCCCGGGGCCGGACGACGCACGGCACCGGTCCGGCCGACGGCCTGGAGCGCGCGCTGGCCGCGCTGTGGCGCGAGAACCTCGGGGTCACGGAGGTGTTCCGGGAGGACGGCTTCGTGGCCCTGGGCGGTCATTCGCTCAAGGCCGTACGACTGGCCTCGCGGATCCGGCAGACGCTGGACGCCCCCGTCACGTCGGCAGCGGTCCTCGGCAGCCGGGACCTGGCGGAACTGGCGGCACTGGTACGCGCCGCGCAGGCCGAACCCCAGGCCGCCGAAGCACAGTTGACCCGCGGGGACGAGGACGAGGACGGGGACGGCTCGGCGCCGCTGTCCTTCGCGCAGGAGCGGCTCTGGTACCTGGACCGCCTGATGCCGGGATCGCCGGCGTACAACGTCGCGGTCACCCTGCCCTGGCACGCCGAACTCGACACGGCGGCGCTGCGACGCGCATTGGACCGGCTGATCGCGCGGCACGAGGCCCTGCGCACCACGTTCACCGAAGCCGGGGGACTCGTACGCCAGACCGTCGGCGAGCCGTGGTCGATCGACCTCCCGATCGAGGACACCGCGCCGGACGAGCACGCGCCGGACGAGGACGCGCCGAACCTTGAAACGCCGTACGACGACACGCTCGCCGCGCGGATCCGCCGCGAGGCGGCCGTGCCGTTCGACCTCTCCGCCGGTCCGCTGCTGCGCGCCCGGCTGATCCGGGTCGCCGACGGCCCGCAGGCCCTGGTGCTGACGATGCATCACATCATCACCGACGGCTGGTCGCTCGACGTCTTCTTCGCCGAACTGGAACAGCTCTACGCCGCCGAAACCGGCGGTGGCCCGGCGCAGCTGCCCGAACTCCCGGTCGGCTACCGCGACTACGCGCGTTGGCAGCGAGCCCAGCAGGACAGCGGCGCCTGGGACGCCGATCTCGGCTACTGGCGGGAGCGCCTCGACGGGGCACCCACGGTCCTGGAGCTGCCCAGCCGACGGGTCCGGCCCGCCCAGCAGTCCTTCAAGGGCGGCCTGCATCCGTTCGGCTGGGACCGCGAACTCCAGGAGCGGCTCGCCGACCTCGGCCGCCGCCAGGGCGTCACCCCGCACATGATCGTGCTGGCCGCGTTCACCGCGCTGCTCAGCCGGCACACCGGCGAGACCGACATCGTCGTCGGCGCCCCGGCCGCCATGCGCACCCGGCCGGAACTGGAGCCGCTGCTCGGCTTCTTCGTCAACACCCTTCCGCTGCGGGTGGACCTGGACGGCGACCCGGAGTTCGGCGAGATCCTCGCCCGGGTCCGCGAAGCCGTGCTCGGCGCCGTCGAGCACCAGGACCTGCCCTTCGAGCGCCTCGTCGAAGAGCTGCGGCCCGAGCGCGACCCGGCCCGTATGCCGGTGGTGCAGTTCCTGGTCCAGTTCAACGACGTCCCGCTGCGGGCCGTACACCTCGGCGGGCACCGGCTCCAGCCCCGGCCGGCCGATCCCGGCGCCGCCAAGGTCGATCTCACCCTGATCGTGGAGGACCGCGGAGACGGCCTCGACGGCAGCCTGGAGTACAACGGCGACGTCCTCGACCAGGCGGACGCCGCGCTGTTCGCCGAGCAGCTGACGCTGCTGCTGCGGCAGGTGGCACAGGCGCCCGGGACCCGGCTCACCGATCTGTCCCTGCTCGCCCCCGACCAGCGCGGGCGCATCCTGGACGACTGGAACCGGACCGGGGCCGCCCTTCCCGAGGCGCCCGTCCACCGGCTGTTCGAGCAGCACGCCGACGCCTCTCCCGACCTCCCGGCCGTGATCGCCGGGAACAGCACGCTGACCTACCGTGAGCTGGAGGAGCGGGCGAACCGCCTGGCACACCGTCTGCGGCGCGCCGGCGTACGTGCCGGAGACCGGGTCGGGATCTGCCTGGACCGCTCTCCCGAGCTGGTCGTCGCGATGGTGGCGACCCTCAAGGCGGGGGCGGCGTATGTGCCGCTCGACCCGGAGTATCCCGGCGAGCGGCTCGCGTTGATGGCCGACGACGCCGGGCTGCGGGTGATCGTGACGCGGCGCGGGACCGTGGCGGAGCTACCCGGCGAGGGTCGGCTGCAGCTGTTCCTCGACGACGGCCGGGAAGGCGCCGCAGAGTCCGCAGAGTCCGCCAAGTCCGTGGAGTCCGCCGAATCCTTCGCCTCTGCTCAATCCGTCGCGCGACCCGACGCCTTCGCCTGCCCCGACAGCGCCGCGTACGTCGTCTACACGTCCGGCTCGACGGGGCGGCCCAAGGGCGTGGTCGTCGACCACCGCGCGATCGTGCGGCTGGTACGGGAGAGCGACTACGTCCGCATCCGGGCCGGTGACCGGGTGGCGCAGGCGGCCAACGCCTCCTTCGACGCCACGACCTTCGAGGTCTGGGGTGCGCTGGCCAACGGCGGATGTGTCGTGGTCCTGCCCCGTGACGTCGTCCTGGACCCCGACAAGCTGGCCGCGGCGCTCGTGGAGCACGGCATCGCGTCGCTGTTCCTGACCACGGCCGCGGTCAACGCCGTGGCGCACCAGCGACCCGACGCGTTCCACTCGCTGCGCGAGCTGCTCTTCGGCGGCGAGGCGGTCGACCCGGGGGCGGTGCGCCGCATCCTGGAGCACGGTGCTCCGCAGCGGCTGCTGCACGTCTACGGCCCCACGGAGACCACCACGTTCGCGACCTGGCACCAGGTCCTGGACGTGCCGGCGGACGCCGCGACCGTGCCGATCGGCCGGCCGATCGCCAACACCCGGGCTTACGTCCTGGACACCCGGATGCGGCCGGTCCCGGTCGGCATGCCCGGCGAGCTGTACCTCGGCGGCCCCGGACTCGCCGCCGGCTATCTCGGCCGTCCCGACCTGACCGCCGAGCGGTTCGTCCCGCATCCCTACGCCGAGCGGCCCGGGGAGCGGCTGTACCGCACCGGGGACACGGTGCGGTACCGGGCGGACGGGGCGATCGAGTTCCTCGGCCGCAGCGACGGACAGGTGAAGATCCGCGGCTTCAGGATCGAGCCCGGCGAGATCGAGGCTGCCCTCGGCGCTCATCCCGCCGTGGCCCGCGCGGCCGTGGTCATCGACGCACCGGGCGGTGCCGCCAAGCGTCTCGCCGCGTTCGTCGAGGCCGCCACTCCGGTTGCCGCCGCTCCGGTTGCCGCCGCTCCAGTTGCCGCCACTCGGGAGACCGGCGCCCTGGGCACTGGAGCCCCCGGCACCGGCGGTCCGGTCACCGGCTCCCCGGGCACCGGCGCCCCGGTGACCGCTGAGGAACTGCGCACCTGGCTGCGCCGCACCCTGCCCGCATACCTGGTGCCCTCGGTCTACGTCCTGCTGGACGCGCTCCCGATCACACCGAACGGCAAGGTCGACCGGCGCGCTCTGCGGGTCCCGGAGGGCCATCGAGGGCTGCCGGAGGGGGCCTCGGCGACGGGAGCCGGTCCTGCCCCGCGTACGCCGGTCGAGGAGATCCTGACCGGTATCTGGGCGGAGGTGCTCGGCCTCGAAGAAGTCGCCGTCGACGACGACTTCTTCGAGCTCGGCGGCCACTCGCTGCTCATGATCCCGCTGCTGGCGCGGGTCAACGAGGCGCTGGGGACCTCGCTGTCGATGGGGGCGCTGATGAGCAGCCCGAACCCGCGGGCCCTCGCCGCGCAGGCCACCGCGACGGCCGAGGACGCCGGACCGGTGCCGCGCCGCCGCGAGCCCGGTTCCGACGAGCCGGTGCCCCTGTCGTTCGCCCAGCAACGCCTCTGGTTCATGGACCAGTTGGAGCCGGACAGCTCGCTCTACAACGTCCCCCTGCTCCTGCGCCTGCACGGCGACCTGGACCGGACGGCACTGGAACGGGCGCTGGGTCTCCTCGTCCGGCGGCACGAGGTGCTGCGCACGTCCTACCCGGCCACCCGTGGCCGGCCCCGCCAGCACATCGCGCCGGCCGGTGACATGGAGCTGCCCTGCACCGACCTGGCCGGGCACCCGGACGCCACCGCCGAGGCCGCCCGTGTCGTACGGCAGGACGCGATCGAGCCCTTCGACCTGGAGAGCGGTCCGGTGCTGCGCGCCCGGCTCGTCCGGCTCGCGCCCGACGAGCACCAACTCTCCCTGGTGCTGCACCACATCGCCATCGACGGCTGGTCCCTGCCCCTGGTCTGCGACGATCTCGGGCGGCTTTACGCGGCGACCGCGTCCGGCGAGCCGCATCGGCTCCCCGAGCCCGCACGCGCCTACGCCGACTACGCCGAGTGGCAGCGCGCCTGGCTCCAGGGCGAGAACCTGGACCGACTGATCGACTACTGGCGGTCGGTGCTCGGCACCGACCCGGTCGCACCGGCGTTGCCGGCCGACCGGCCGCGACCGTCGACGCGGAGCTTCGCCGGGGCGGTCGCGACCGCCGCGATCGACACCGAACTGGCCCGGCGGATGCGGGCACTCGGCCGCCGCGAGGGCGCCACCGAGTACATGGTGCTGCTCGCCGCCTTCCAGGTGCTGCTCGCCGACTGGGCAGGCGACCCGGAGATCACCGTCGGCACCCCGGTCGCCGGTCGGGGCCGGCCCGGCCTCGACCGTCTGGTCGGCTGCCTGATCAACATGCTGCCGGTACGCACCTCGCTCGCCGACCGCCCGGACTTCCGCGCGCTGCTGGCCCGGGTCCGGCAGGCCGTGCTGGGCGCCCTCGCCCACGAGGACCTGCCGCTCGACCGGATGGTCGAGGCGCTGGTGACCCGGCGGGACCGGCAGCTCTCTCCGCTCTTCCGGGTGATGTTCAACCACGTCACCGCCACCCCCGACCCCGACTTCGGGCCGCGGCTGCGGGCCGAGGGCGAACTCGGCTGGACCGGCGAGACCGCCATGTTCGATCTCGGTCTCGTCGTCGAGGCCCGCGGCGAGGACCTGCGCCTCACCCTGCAGTACGCCACCGACCTGTTCACCGAGGAAACGGCGAACACCCTGCTCGCGCGGTACATCCGCGTCCTCGACACCTGCACCGGCGAGCCGGGCCTGCCCGTCCTGCCGTCCGCCGGCGGACCGCACGACGCCGCCCACCCGACCGCCGCAGAACCTCACGACGCTGACAGGAGGACCTCGTGA
- the glyA gene encoding serine hydroxymethyltransferase, whose product MSRTFDIQLAGARELPAQDPELAVLLDQELDYETGVLAMVAHASVAPPSVLAAAGTVLSNVTAEGYPGRRYHPGAEWFDAVERLAVSRARAAFGARYANVQPHSCTAANLAVEFGLLAPGDTMLGLHLDAGGHLTHGASASVTGRAFRSVAYGLDDAGLIDYDRTAELAREQRPKLIIAGASAYPRRIDYERFRAIADEVGAYLLADISHIAGLVAAGVLPSPVDIAHVTTTSTYKQLGGPRGGLILMGAEHGTPGPDGRTPLSTLLDRAVFPLTQGTPNAAAIAAKARALDVVAAPEFKATARRIADDAAALAAALTERAWPVLTGGTDNHMVLLDVGRRGLTGAIAELALSECGILANRNRIPGDSRPPLVASGLRLGTNILAQRGMAPADMPACAALVTRVLDAVEPMSDTEYRLDPDVRKAVLEEVAELCRCFPIPGYPQATL is encoded by the coding sequence ATGTCGAGGACCTTTGACATCCAACTGGCCGGAGCACGCGAGCTGCCCGCTCAGGACCCCGAGCTCGCCGTCCTGCTGGACCAGGAACTGGACTACGAGACCGGCGTGCTGGCCATGGTCGCGCATGCCAGCGTCGCGCCCCCGTCCGTGCTGGCGGCCGCCGGCACCGTGCTCTCCAACGTCACCGCGGAGGGCTATCCGGGCCGCCGGTACCACCCGGGGGCGGAGTGGTTCGACGCCGTCGAGCGGCTCGCCGTCTCCCGCGCGCGAGCCGCGTTCGGAGCCAGGTACGCCAACGTCCAGCCGCACTCCTGCACGGCGGCGAACCTGGCCGTCGAGTTCGGCCTGCTCGCCCCCGGCGACACCATGCTGGGCCTGCACCTCGATGCCGGAGGCCATCTCACCCACGGGGCGTCCGCCTCCGTGACCGGCCGGGCCTTCCGCTCCGTCGCCTACGGACTCGACGACGCCGGCCTGATCGACTACGACCGGACCGCCGAACTCGCCCGCGAGCAGCGGCCGAAGCTCATCATCGCCGGCGCCAGCGCCTATCCACGGCGCATCGACTACGAGCGGTTCCGTGCCATCGCCGACGAGGTCGGCGCCTATCTGCTCGCGGACATCTCGCACATCGCCGGCCTGGTGGCCGCCGGGGTACTGCCCAGCCCGGTGGACATCGCCCACGTCACGACGACGAGCACGTACAAGCAACTCGGCGGGCCGCGCGGCGGCCTGATCCTGATGGGAGCCGAGCACGGCACGCCCGGCCCGGACGGCCGTACGCCGCTGTCGACGCTGCTCGACCGCGCGGTCTTCCCGCTGACCCAGGGCACGCCGAACGCCGCCGCGATCGCCGCCAAGGCACGGGCCCTGGACGTGGTGGCCGCGCCCGAGTTCAAGGCGACCGCCCGGCGCATCGCGGACGACGCCGCCGCGCTGGCCGCCGCCCTCACCGAGCGCGCGTGGCCCGTGCTCACCGGCGGCACCGACAACCACATGGTCCTGCTCGACGTGGGCCGCCGTGGCCTGACCGGCGCCATCGCCGAGCTGGCGCTGAGCGAGTGCGGCATCCTCGCCAACCGCAACCGGATCCCCGGCGACTCCCGGCCGCCGCTGGTGGCGAGCGGACTGCGCCTGGGCACCAACATCCTCGCGCAGCGCGGCATGGCGCCCGCCGACATGCCCGCCTGCGCCGCGCTGGTGACGCGCGTCCTGGACGCGGTCGAGCCGATGTCCGACACCGAGTACCGCCTTGACCCCGACGTCCGCAAGGCCGTCCTGGAGGAAGTGGCTGAGCTGTGCCGATGTTTCCCGATCCCGGGCTACCCGCAGGCCACGTTGTGA
- a CDS encoding amino acid adenylation domain-containing protein produces the protein MTVEAPLPELPTTDVFRPWTPDAGPADPGSRLLTLDRARWTAVQEWADRFGGAAPDAVCTAFTEVIAAWSRTTGFAVRRDDAPQGAIVPDADSAAPFHTRLSAAAHRIDVTGHGLPVAYAFGTPLRAVDGEPLIGCHAEETPDGELRVTWHVRETAFAGGTADAMFAAFAHRLRALADTDEAWESTAAVPLPPEQAERRTERNATSRPLPEGLLHDGVLAQCLRTPEATAVVAADAVLTYGELHARASAVAAHLRARPDGPGRIVAVALDKSTAQIAAVLGILLAGAAYLPLDPAQPTARRNRILADAGVRHVLVPDAAAGAGSWPEGVTAVPVDDLAGGEATVEAAAAHPEDLAYVIYTSGSTGVPKGVMISHRAALNTVEDLNGRFGVGADDRMLGLASLGFDLSVYDIFGLLAVGGVLVLPDPGRRSDPAHWADLVARHHVTLWNSVPAQLGLLTDHLEGEGTGIAVASLRLAMLSGDWIPLSLPDRVRALVPDLRLISLGGATEAAIWSIWYAIGEVRPHWPSIPYGTPLDNQSWHVLDAHLRPRPDGVVGELYIGGAGLAMGYLGDPEKTAHRFIEHPETGERLYRTGDLGRYHPDGVLELLGREDRQVKIRGHRVEPAEVEAALLAHPAVKDAAVIAHPDASGGLRLAAYYVVSGTEAGTAELREHLGANLPAYMVPSTFTPLGQLPLTANGKVDRAALPDPAAPSDTGAAGAAEQDQDQEPATEAERVLAEIWAAVLEVETVRPADDFFLLGGHSMLATQVVAELRERLGVKVPLRLMFEETTLRGFGAVIAAKAAERGAQEVTGGVR, from the coding sequence GTGACAGTCGAGGCGCCGCTGCCTGAGCTGCCGACCACCGATGTCTTCAGGCCCTGGACTCCCGACGCCGGACCGGCCGACCCCGGCAGCCGGCTGCTGACCCTGGACCGCGCGCGCTGGACCGCCGTACAAGAGTGGGCCGACCGGTTCGGCGGGGCCGCGCCGGACGCCGTGTGCACGGCCTTCACCGAGGTGATCGCCGCCTGGAGCCGGACCACCGGGTTCGCCGTACGCCGGGACGACGCGCCGCAGGGCGCGATCGTGCCCGACGCCGATTCCGCCGCGCCCTTCCACACCCGGCTGTCCGCCGCGGCACACCGGATCGACGTCACCGGCCACGGGCTGCCGGTCGCGTACGCCTTCGGGACGCCGCTGCGCGCGGTCGACGGCGAACCGCTCATCGGCTGTCACGCCGAGGAGACGCCCGACGGTGAGCTGCGCGTGACGTGGCACGTCCGGGAGACGGCGTTCGCCGGTGGCACGGCCGACGCGATGTTCGCCGCCTTCGCGCACCGCCTGCGCGCCCTCGCCGACACCGACGAGGCATGGGAGAGCACGGCCGCCGTCCCCCTCCCACCCGAACAGGCCGAGCGCCGTACGGAGCGCAACGCCACCAGCCGCCCGCTGCCCGAAGGGCTCCTGCACGACGGCGTGCTGGCACAGTGTCTGCGCACCCCGGAGGCCACTGCCGTCGTCGCCGCCGACGCCGTGCTCACCTACGGCGAGCTGCACGCCCGGGCGTCCGCCGTCGCCGCGCACCTGCGCGCCCGGCCGGACGGACCCGGGCGGATCGTCGCGGTCGCGCTGGACAAGAGCACCGCCCAGATCGCCGCCGTACTCGGGATTCTCCTGGCCGGCGCCGCCTATCTGCCGCTGGACCCGGCACAGCCGACGGCCCGTCGCAACCGCATCCTCGCCGACGCCGGAGTGCGCCACGTCCTGGTGCCGGACGCCGCGGCCGGAGCGGGAAGCTGGCCCGAGGGTGTCACGGCGGTCCCCGTCGACGACCTGGCCGGCGGCGAAGCAACGGTCGAAGCCGCCGCCGCCCACCCGGAGGACCTGGCGTACGTGATCTACACCTCGGGCTCGACCGGCGTGCCCAAGGGGGTGATGATCAGTCACCGGGCCGCCCTCAACACCGTCGAGGACCTCAACGGACGGTTCGGCGTCGGCGCCGACGACCGCATGCTCGGACTGGCCTCGCTCGGCTTCGACCTGTCCGTCTACGACATCTTCGGCCTGCTCGCGGTGGGGGGCGTGCTGGTGCTGCCGGACCCCGGCCGCCGCAGCGACCCGGCGCACTGGGCCGACCTCGTGGCCCGCCACCACGTCACGCTGTGGAACTCGGTCCCGGCCCAACTCGGTCTGCTGACCGACCACTTGGAGGGCGAGGGCACCGGCATCGCCGTGGCCTCGCTACGGCTGGCCATGCTGTCCGGCGACTGGATCCCGCTGTCGCTGCCCGACCGGGTCCGGGCGCTGGTTCCCGACCTCCGGCTGATCAGCCTGGGCGGGGCGACCGAGGCCGCGATCTGGTCGATCTGGTACGCCATCGGCGAGGTGCGGCCGCACTGGCCGAGCATCCCGTACGGCACCCCGCTCGACAACCAGAGCTGGCACGTCCTCGACGCGCACCTCAGGCCGCGCCCCGACGGCGTCGTCGGCGAGCTGTACATCGGTGGAGCCGGCCTGGCGATGGGGTACCTCGGCGACCCGGAGAAGACCGCGCACCGGTTCATCGAGCACCCCGAGACCGGCGAGCGCCTGTACCGCACCGGCGACCTCGGGCGCTACCACCCCGACGGCGTGCTGGAGTTGCTCGGGCGTGAGGACCGGCAGGTGAAGATCCGCGGCCACCGGGTGGAACCGGCCGAGGTGGAGGCTGCCCTGCTCGCCCACCCGGCGGTCAAGGACGCCGCCGTCATCGCCCATCCCGACGCCTCGGGCGGGCTGCGGCTGGCCGCGTACTACGTCGTCTCCGGCACCGAGGCCGGCACGGCGGAACTGCGGGAACACCTGGGCGCGAACCTGCCCGCGTACATGGTGCCCAGCACGTTCACCCCGCTGGGCCAACTGCCGCTGACCGCCAACGGCAAGGTCGACCGGGCCGCGCTGCCGGACCCGGCGGCGCCGTCCGACACGGGCGCGGCCGGGGCGGCGGAGCAGGACCAGGACCAGGAACCGGCCACCGAGGCCGAGCGGGTGCTGGCGGAGATCTGGGCCGCGGTGCTGGAAGTCGAGACGGTCCGACCGGCCGACGACTTCTTCCTGCTCGGCGGCCACTCGATGCTCGCCACCCAGGTGGTGGCCGAGCTGCGGGAACGCCTCGGCGTCAAGGTGCCGCTGAGGCTGATGTTCGAGGAGACGACGTTGCGCGGCTTCGGTGCGGTGATCGCCGCGAAGGCCGCGGAACGCGGAGCACAGGAAGTCACAGGGGGAGTTCGATGA